The following coding sequences are from one Triticum dicoccoides isolate Atlit2015 ecotype Zavitan chromosome 4A, WEW_v2.0, whole genome shotgun sequence window:
- the LOC119284621 gene encoding methyltransferase FGSG_00040-like, which produces MAAAAMDGLDEESLQELRSQATRLLLKEDWEGYAAVCSRIVRGAAATDRRVLCSALAHRADARARLGDRPGALADCDAALAADPAHPAALLAKGALLRGLGRYALAADCFRAALPAGASGADEAREMLDQCRRLEAQARSGAVDLSDWVLAGFSGKCPDLAEFVGPVEVRRSAHGGRGVFALKSVEAGAVLMISKAVATGRGVIPDAADSDEKMVVWKDFVDKVLDAAERCPRTASLIYTLSTGEEQEEELAVPDMALFKPESEDLSDGVQAGIGTREALDVDRIMKVLDVNCLTEDAPSANLLGNSGIVNCGVGLWILPSFLNHSCHPNARRTHVGDHAIVHASRDIKAGEEVTFPYFDVLNPVGKRREAARAWEFECRCDRCRFEAEDAVLRQELVRSENELVNGGADMGALVVRLEDKMRKSMVKEKRKAFVRASFWSAYSSLFDNGRLMRKWGRKVPGEAVVAESVAGAVGGGESVLRAMLRGANEGNGCGNRLEVEDKVVRIGKATYGKVVKRQAMRALFRLTLESDVVRIGKATYGKVVKRQAMRALFRLTLESDNCKSL; this is translated from the coding sequence ATGGCCGCCGCAGCCATGGACGGCCTCGACGAGGAGTCGCTGCAGGAGCTGCGGAGCCAGGCGACGCGGCTGCTGCTCAAGGAGGACTGGGAGGGGTACGCCGCCGTCTGCTCCCGCATCGTGCGCGGCGCCGCCGCGACGGACCGCCGGGTGCTCTGCTCCGCGCTCGCCCACCGCGCCGACGCCCGCGCGCGCCTCGGCGACCGCCCCGGCGCGCTCGCCGACTGCGACGCCGCGCTCGCCGCCGACCCGGCCCACCCGGCCGCGCtgctcgccaagggcgcgctcctcCGCGGCCTCGGCCGCTACGCTCTCGCCGCCGACTGCTTCCGCGCCGCGCTCCCCGCCGGCGCCTCGGGCGCCGACGAGGCGCGGGAGATGCTCGACCAGTGCAGGCGCCTCGAGGCGCAGGCCAGGAGCGGGGCGGTGGACCTGTCGGACTGGGTCCTCGCGGGCTTCTCCGGGAAGTGCCCGGACCTCGCGGAGTTCGTCGGCCCGGTGGAGGTGCGCCGGTCCGCGCACGGCGGCCGAGGGGTCTTTGCGCTGAAGAGCGTTGAGGCGGGGGCCGTTCTGATGATCTCCAAAGCCGTGGCGACCGGAAGGGGGGTGATCCCGGATGCGGCGGACAGCGACGAGAAGATGGTGGTCTGGAAGGACTTCGTAGACAAGGTGCTCGACGCCGCGGAGAGGTGCCCGAGGACGGCGTCTTTGATCTACACTCTGTCCACCGGCGAGGAgcaggaagaagagctcgccgtaCCGGACATGGCATTGTTCAAGCCAGAATCAGAGGATCTCAGCGACGGCGTACAGGCTGGCATTGGCACGCGAGAGGCTCTCGATGTGGACAGGATCATGAAGGTGCTCGACGTCAATTGCTTGACCGAGGACGCGCCGTCCGCCAATCTGCTCGGCAACAGTGGCATCGTCAACTGCGGCGTGGGGCTGTGGATCTTGCCGTCGTTCCTAAACCACTCCTGCCACCCCAATGCCCGGCGCACCCACGTCGGGGACCACGCCATTGTTCACGCCTCGAGGGACATCAAGGCCGGGGAGGAGGTCACGTTCCCCTACTTCGACGTGCTCAACCCGGTGGGGAAGCGCCGGGAGGCAGCAAGGGCGTGGGAGTTCGAGTGCCGGTGTGACCGGTGCCGGTTCGAAGCCGAGGACGCCGTTCTCAGGCAGGAGCTCGTGAGATCAGAGAACGAGTTGGTCAATGGAGGGGCAGACATGGGAGCGCTGGTGGTGAGGCTTGAGGACAAGATGAGGAAGTCCATGGTGAAGGAGAAGCGAAAGGCATTCGTGCGTGCATCCTTCTGGAGCGCGTACTCTTCCTTGTTCGACAATGGCAGGTTgatgaggaaatgggggaggaaggtTCCCGGAGAGGCCGTCGTCGCAGAGAGCGTCGCCGGCGCGGTCGGCGGGGGCGAGAGTGTGCTGAGGGCAATGCTGAGGGGCGCCAACGAAGGCAATGGCTGCGGCAATCGGCTGGAGGTTGAGGACAAGGTGGTGAGGATTGGGAAGGCTACCTATGGCAAGGTAGTGAAGAGGCAGGCAATGAGGGCTCTCTTCAGACTTACACTGGAGAGTGACGTGGTGAGGATTGGGAAGGCTACCTATGGCAAGGTAGTGAAGAGGCAGGCAATGAGGGCTCTCTTCAGACTTACACTGGAGAGTGACAACTGCAAAAGCCTCTAG
- the LOC119284622 gene encoding cytochrome P450 704B1-like, which produces MSSPMEEAHHGMPSTTTAFFPLAGLHKFMAIFLVFLSWILVHWWSLRKQKGPRSWPVIGATLEQLRNYYRMHDWLVEYLSKHRTVTVDMPFTSYTYIADPVNVEHVLKTNFNNYPKGEVYRSYMDVLLGDGIFNADGELWRKQRKTASFEFASKNLRDFSTIVFREYSLKLCSILSQACKAGKVVDMQELYMRMTLDSICKVGFGVEIGTLSPELPENSFAQAFDAANIIVTLRFIDPLWRVKKFLHVGSEALLEQSIKLVDEFTYSVIRRRKAEIVQARASGKQEKIKHDILSRFIELGEAGGDDGGSLFGDDKGLRDVVLNFVIAGRDTTATTLSWFTYMAMTHPAVAEKLRRELAAFEADRAREEGVALVPCSDGEGADEAFVARVAQFAGLLSYDGLGKLVYLHACVTETLRLYPAVPQDPKGIAEDDVLPDGTKVRAGGMVTYVPYSMGRMEYNWGPDAASFRPERWIGDDGAFRNASPFKFTAFQAGPRICLGKDSAYLQMKMALAILCRFFRFELVEGHPVKYRMMTILSMAHGLKVRVSRAPLA; this is translated from the exons ATGAGCAGCCCCATGGAGGAAGCTCACCATGGCATGCCGTCGACGACGACGGCGTTCTTCCCGCTGGCAGGGCTCCACAAGTTCATGGCCATCTTCCTCGTGTTCCTCTCGTGGATCTTGGTCCACTGGTGGAGCCTGAGGAAGCAGAAGGGGCCGAGGTCATGGCCGGTCATCGGCGCGACGCTGGAGCAGCTGAGGAACTACTACCGGATGCACGACTGGCTCGTGGAGTACCTGTCCAAGCACCGGACGGTCACCGTCGACATGCCCTTCACCTCCTACACCTACATCGCCGACCCGGTGAACGTCGAGCATGTGCTCAAGACCAACTTCAACAATTACCCCAAG GGGGAGGTGTACAGGTCCTACATGGACGTGCTgctcggcgacggcatcttcaacgCCGACGGCGAGCTCTGGAGGAAGCAGAGGAAGACGGCGAGCTTCGAGTTCGCTTCCAAGAACCTGAGAGACTTTAGCACGATCGTGTTCAGGGAGTACTCCCTGAAGCTGTGCAGCATCCTGAGCCAGGCTTGCAAGGCCGGCAAAGTCGTGGACATGCAG GAGCTGTACATGAGGATGACGCTGGACTCGATCTGCAAGGTGGGGTTCGGGGTCGAGATCGGCACGCTGTCGCCGGAGCTGCCGGAGAACAGCTTCGCGCAGGCGTTCGACGCCGCCAACATCATCGTGACGCTGCGGTTCATCGACCCGCTGTGGCGCGTGAAGAAGTTCCTGCACGTCGGCTCGGAGGCGCTGCTGGAGCAGAGCATCAAGCTCGTCGACGAGTTCACCTACAGCGTCATCCGCCGGCGCAAGGCCGAGATCGTGCAGGCCCGGGCCAGCGGCAAGCAGGAGAAG ATCAAGCACGACATACTGTCGCGGTTCATCGAGCTGGGCGAggccggcggcgacgacggcggcagcCTGTTCGGGGACGACAAGGGCCTCCGCGACGTGGTGCTCAACTTCGTGATCGCCGGGCGGGACACCACGGCCACGACGCTGTCCTGGTTCACCTACATGGCCATGACGCACCCGGCCGTGGCCGAGAAGCTCCGCCGCGAGCTGGCCGCCTTCGAGGCGGATCGCGCCCGCGAGGAGGGCGTCGCTCTGGTCCCCTGCAGCGACGGCGAGGGCGCCGACGAGGCCTTCGTCGCCCGCGTGGCGCAGTTCGCGGGGCTCCTGAGCTACGACGGGCTCGGGAAGCTGGTGTACCTCCACGCGTGCGTGACGGAGACGCTGCGGCTGTACCCGGCGGTGCCGCAGGACCCCAAGGGCATCGCGGAGGACGACGTGCTCCCGGACGGCACCAAGGTGCGCGCCGGCGGGATGGTGACGTACGTGCCCTACTCCATGGGGCGGATGGAGTAcaactggggccccgacgccgccaGCTTCCGGCCGGAGCGGTGGATCGGCGACGACGGCGCGTTCCGCAACGCGTCGCCGTTCAAGTTCACGGCGTTCCAGGCGGGGCCGCGGATCTGCCTCGGCAAGGACTCGGCGTACCTGCAGATGAAGATGGCGCTGGCCATCCTGTGCAGGTTCTTCAGGTTCGAGCTCGTGGAGGGCCACCCCGTCAAGTACCGCATGATGACCATCCTCTCCATGGCGCACGGCCTCAAGGTCCGCGTCTCCAGGGCGCCGCTCGCCTGA